In the Euphorbia lathyris chromosome 5, ddEupLath1.1, whole genome shotgun sequence genome, one interval contains:
- the LOC136230433 gene encoding BAHD acyltransferase At5g47980-like — translation MHIDSSANANFLNKEKANRKIHEYNIKIAPKMQPEIISREIIKPTSSSPYNHPNIHKLSFFDQTSPCVYIPLLIFYTTKHTSSVLKNSLSATLSEFYPLAGRTKDDVTVDCNDDGVVFLEATMGCNLSELLKSPDDETLKLLLPDGLYYKDFTLSSPVVVQVTYFQCGGMSIGLCLSHKIQDMESICAFLKKWASVARNSDNEITPDFDIASLYPPLDLPFLKNQQPAQEMNNCASRRVVFRAGNVSKLKEIAADHVLNPTRVEVVASLLYKSAISAVSKVSKASSSGSSEQSVMHHVMNLRTKVSPPLSERKAGNLTGVFPVSAKEADFGVLVKEFREEKTRFSDSCGKVCDKEELYMFVLDSMKGLGTYFSDENEKVYFCSSWCRYPFYEIDFGWGKPFWVTTVFWAMKNLILMIDAKGGDGIEAFVTLDERAMAVFEKDQELLSFSSVNPSVFQD, via the coding sequence ATGCACATTGATAGCTCAGCAAATGCTAACTtcttaaacaaagaaaaagcaaaCAGAAAGATTCACGAGTACAATATCAAAATAGCCCCAAAAATGCAGCCAGAGATAATCTCAAGAGAGATCATCAAACCAACATCTTCATCACCATATAATCACCCAAACATTCACAAACTTTCTTTCTTTGATCAAACAAGTCCTTGTGTTTATATCCCCCTACTTATCTTCTACACAACTAAACATACATCTAGTGTCCTCAAGAATTCCTTATCTGCTACCCTCTCCGAATTCTACCCTCTCGCCGGACGGACAAAAGACGATGTCACCGTGGATTGTAATGACGACGGGGTTGTATTTCTTGAAGCAACAATGGGATGTAATTTGTCTGAATTGCTAAAAAGTCCTGACGATGAAACCCTCAAACTCTTGCTTCCTGATGGTTTATACTACAAGGATTTTACTCTGAGTAGTCCTGTTGTAGTTCAGGTTACTTATTTTCAATGCGGAGGGATGTCAATTGGGTTATGTTTGAGTCATAAGATTCAGGACATGGAAAGTATTTGTGCTTTCCTGAAGAAATGGGCTTCGGTAGCTCGAAATTCGGATAACGAAATCACTCCTGATTTCGATATAGCGTCTCTATATCCGCCTCTAGATTTGCCTTTCTTGAAAAACCAGCAGCCTGCTCAGGAAATGAACAACTGCGCCTCGCGGAGGGTTGTTTTTCGCGCTGGAAACGTATCCAAACTGAAAGAAATTGCAGCAGATCATGTCCTGAATCCTACACGAGTCGAAGTAGTCGCTTCATTACTGTATAAATCAGCCATTTCTGCGGTTTCCAAGGTTTCTAAGGCGAGTTCATCCGGTTCTTCAGAGCAGAGTGTCATGCATCATGTAATGAATCTCCGTACTAAGGTTTCTCCTCCGTTATCAGAGAGGAAAGCAGGGAATTTAACTGGCGTATTTCCTGTTTCGGCGAAGGAGGCAGATTTTGGGGTGTTGGTGAAGGAATTTAGAGAGGAAAAAACGCGGTTTTCGGATTCGTGTGGGAAGGTGTGTGATAAGGAAGAGCTGTATATGTTTGTTTTGGATAGTATGAAAGGTTTGGGGACGTATTTTAGTGATGAGAATGAAAAAGTGTATTTTTGTAGCAGTTGGTGTAGGTATCCTTTTTATGAAATAGATTTTGGATGGGGGAAGCCATTTTGGGTTACTACTGTTTTCTGGGCAATGAAGAATCTCATACTTATGATTGATGCAAAAGGAGGGGATGGGattgaagcttttgttactTTAGATGAAAGAGCCATGGCTGTTTTTGAGAAAGATCAAGAGCTTCTTTCGTTTTCAAGTGTTAATCCAAGTGTTTTTCAAGATTAG